TCAATGAAAAAAGGGTTGCCGAATTAATGTCAGGGACTGATTCAACATTAGAAGTGTCTGATGAAATTTTACAAGCTGTTTTGGTTGATACTTTAACAGATAAAAACGGATTACTTTGCTCTACTTCCATAGAAGATATCAAAGACTGCAACTATTATATTATTACAGTACCAACACCTGTGGATAAAAATAACAGACCAGTTTTAACGCCGTTAGTAAAAGCGAGTGAAACTGTGGGTAAGGTCTTAAAAAAGGATGATATCGTTATTTATGAATCTACAGTATATCCAGGGGCAACTGAGGAAGAATGTATTCCTGTCTTGGAAAGAGTTTCTAATTTAGTTTTTAACAAAGACTTTTTTGCAGGCTATTCTCCAGAAAGAATTAACCCTGGAGATAAAGAGCATACCGTAGAAAAAATATTAAAAGTTACTTCGGGTTCTACACCAGAAATTGGGTTAAAAGTAGACAAATTATACAAATCTGTAATTATTGCAGGTACGCATTTGGCACCGACGATTAAAGTGGCAGAAGCTGCTAAAGTAATCGAAAATTCACAACGAGATATTAATATTGCTTTTGTGAATGAATTGGCAAAGATATTTAATTTAATGGATATCAATACCCATGATGTATTAGCAGCAGCAGGAAGTAAATGGAACTTTTTACCTTTTAAACCTGGTTTGGTTGGTGGGCATTGTATTGGGGTAGATCCTTATTATTTAGCACAAAAGGCACAAGAATATGGCTACCATCCAGAAATTATTTTAGCAGGTAGAAGATTGAATGATAGTATGGGACAATATGTTGCTTCGGAAGTGATTAAATTGATGATTGCAAAAGATATACGAATCAAAAATGCAAAAATTTTAGTGTTGGGGATTACTTTTAAGGAAAATTGTCCGGATGTAAGAAATACCAAAGCTGTCGATGTAATTGCGGCTTTAAAAGAATACGGCACCAATGTGACAATCTATGATCCTTGGGCAAATGAAAATGAGGTTATGTATGAGTATGGGTTAAATTCTACGAAAATGTTACCTAATCAAAAATACGATGCTATTGTGTTAACGGTTTCACATACTCAATTTTTAAGTATTGATTTTTCGCAGATTAAAAATGAAAAATCGATTGTGTATGATGTAAAGAATATATTGCCTATTGGTGTTAAGAATAAAACACTTTAAGTTTTAAGCTACTAATTATGAAAAAGAAAAACTTAATCATATTTGGCACGAGACCAGAGGCTATTAAAATGGCACCTTTGGTGAACCAGTTTTTGGCAGACAAACGTTTTGAAACCAAAGTTTGTGTAACTGGTCAGCATAGAGAAATGTTAGATCAAGTGTTGGACTTTTTTAATATTATACCTGATTTTGATTTGAATTTAATGAAACCCAATCAAAATTTATTTAATTTAACAGGAGAGGTTATTTCAGGTTTAAAACCAATTCTTGAAGAATATCAACCGAATTTTGTGTATGTCCATGGAGATACTACAACAACAATGGCAGCGAGTATTGCTGGTTTTTATGCTGGAGCAAAAGTTTGCCATGTTGAAGCAGGTTTAAGAACAAATAATATGTTGTCTCCATTTCCAGAAGAAATGAATAGACAAGTTGCAGGAAGAGTTGCAACCTATCATTTTGCACCGACAATAAAATCTAAAGAAAATTTATTAATAGAAAATATTTCAGAAAAGAGTATTTTAGTTACCGGGAATACTGTGATTGATGCTTTGTTAGAGAGTTCTCATAGAGTAACAAATCTTAAAAACAAAGATGTTGTCGAATTAAAAGAAATCGTTGATTTTAATAAAAGAATTATACTG
The DNA window shown above is from Polaribacter sp. Hel_I_88 and carries:
- a CDS encoding nucleotide sugar dehydrogenase, which translates into the protein MEKNLKNKDVTTHTSPNPDHQTPNTKTRIAVIGLGYVGLPLARLFATKYPVIGFDINEKRVAELMSGTDSTLEVSDEILQAVLVDTLTDKNGLLCSTSIEDIKDCNYYIITVPTPVDKNNRPVLTPLVKASETVGKVLKKDDIVIYESTVYPGATEEECIPVLERVSNLVFNKDFFAGYSPERINPGDKEHTVEKILKVTSGSTPEIGLKVDKLYKSVIIAGTHLAPTIKVAEAAKVIENSQRDINIAFVNELAKIFNLMDINTHDVLAAAGSKWNFLPFKPGLVGGHCIGVDPYYLAQKAQEYGYHPEIILAGRRLNDSMGQYVASEVIKLMIAKDIRIKNAKILVLGITFKENCPDVRNTKAVDVIAALKEYGTNVTIYDPWANENEVMYEYGLNSTKMLPNQKYDAIVLTVSHTQFLSIDFSQIKNEKSIVYDVKNILPIGVKNKTL
- the wecB gene encoding non-hydrolyzing UDP-N-acetylglucosamine 2-epimerase; the encoded protein is MKKKNLIIFGTRPEAIKMAPLVNQFLADKRFETKVCVTGQHREMLDQVLDFFNIIPDFDLNLMKPNQNLFNLTGEVISGLKPILEEYQPNFVYVHGDTTTTMAASIAGFYAGAKVCHVEAGLRTNNMLSPFPEEMNRQVAGRVATYHFAPTIKSKENLLIENISEKSILVTGNTVIDALLESSHRVTNLKNKDVVELKEIVDFNKRIILITGHRRENHGQGFINICAALKQIAVKNLDVEIVYPVHLNPNVLKPVNNLLKDVQNIHLVKPLSYPTFVWLMNQSYLIITDSGGVQEEAPSLGKPVLVMRDTTERPEAVEVGTVILVGTNTNKIIKETQELLDDSKKYDSMSSLHNPYGDGKACERIIEFIANI